The DNA segment CCTGTACCTTGCCACGAATACGCAGCTGTACGCCGGAGTGGTTGTTTATTGTCATGAAGTCGTTCCCGCAGTCATCTATCCCGGTTTGCCTGATGGCGCTACGCTTATCAGGCCTACGGGGATACGAACAGTAGGCCGGATAAGGCAAGGCCGCCATCCGGCATGAATACCGCCGTATTTTACGCGGTTTTTCAGGAATCAGAAAAGCAAAGACGCGGAGGAGTCCAGCGCCGCACGGCGACGTTTTTCCGCGCTCAGTTGTTCAAGTTTGTTGCGATCGACGCAAATCAGCGCGTGGGTCGGACAGGCTTCCATACAGGCAGGGCCGGCCTCGCGGTGGTGGCAAAGGTCGCATTTGTTGGCCTCCGCTTTTTCCGCCCGGACGTTCAGGCCCGCGCCGCTGTTGCGAATCACCGGACGCACAACCACTTCCATCGCGCCGTATGGGCAAGCGACCACGCAGGTTTTACAGCCAATGCAACGCTCCTGCATCACATGTACGAAACCTTTATCACGGCTGATGGCGCCGTTCGGGCAGACGTTGGCGCACGGCGCGTCTTCACACTGGCGGCACAGCGTCGCCGTGGAGACATTTACACCTTTGATCACATGGATGCGGGGTAAGAAAGTTTCAGGGGTCAGCGACGCGCAGTCCTGGTTTTCCTGATGAGACACCACACAGGCCACTTCACAGGTACGGCAACCAATGCATTTATTGGCGTCGGCAATGATGAAACGGTTCATCAAATTCTCCAGCAATGACAGATTATGTGCCGAAACATTCATAAATCGTGCCAGTTTTTAACTGATTGTTATCGCTTGATATTTGATGATGACGTTGTGACCAGGCACTGTCATCGTCACGAATGACGATGACAAATGACAATGTAAAGCGGGATCAGCGGGCAGGCAGCGGCGCTGCCGAATCGCGCAGGATCAGCGCACCGGTAAAGGTTTTTGGCGGCGTAAATTCACCGCCGTCCAGCATGAAGATAAGACGTCCAATCGTCTCCTGAATCATCTCCGTGACCGGAATTTTAACGCTGGAAAGCGCCGGGATGGTATAGGGCGCCATCGCAATGTCGTCGAATCCGATGACCGAGGTCTGCGCAGGCACGCTCATGCCACGCTCGTGTAACTGTTTGATGGCGCCAATCGCCATATCGTCATTACTGGCTACCAGCGCGGTAAAACTCACCTTGCGCGCCAGAAGCGTATCCACCCCTTCAGCACCGCTGGCGGGCGTCCACTTTCCGTTGACAATCAATTCGTTATTGATAGCGATGCCGTGTCGCGTCAATGCGTCTTTATACCCTGAGAGACGCTCCACGCCGGTAGGGGAATCCATCGAACCGGTGATAAACGCAATCTCGCGATGCCCCCCGGCGATCAACTGTTCCACCGCGTTAAAACTGGTCTGCTTCTGGTCGCAATAAACGCAGTGGCTGCTGTTTCTTCGCAGCCGACGGTTAAGCACCATAATGGGCTGGGCGTGTGAGTCGATAATGTCGTCAATCTCATCCACGCTGAGAAAACGGGGATAAATCATAATGGCGTCGCAGCGCAGATCGAGCAGATACTGAATCGCCTGACGCTCTTCTTCCGCGCTGTGTTTGCCGTCCGCGAGCAGAAGCTGACGCCCCTTATCCTCTGCCATCCGCGCCGTATGAAACAGCAGCTCGCTAAAATAAACGCCGTGGTAAAGGGTGTTCGTCACCACCAGACCGAGGGTCTGCGTTTTCTTCGCCGCCAGACTGCGCGCTAACAAATTGGGTCGATAGCCGCTCTCTTCAATGGCCTGAAACACGCGGTCTTTGGTCTCCTGGCTGACGTAGCCGTTACCTGAAAGCACCCGGGAAACCGTCGCTTTCGACACCCCGGCCCGCTTCGCCACCTCCAGCATCGTCGTCATATTACTCATCCATTAGCACTCAATGACACGCAGTGTACTTCACCGTACCGTTGTTGTCCTTGATGGTAAATCACCGCCCAAAACAACAAGTGATCATTCTCACAATTATAAAAAATGATCAAGTTGTGATCTTGTGTCATTCAGTGAAACTATTCATGATTTTGTGGAACCGGTTTCCTATTTTGCGTTTCATTGCCCACGTTTTTTTAGCGAAAAGGCGTAAGACGATAAAACTACCCTATTGATAAAACAGGATAAAATCCGATGTCTAAGAATTATGCGGCACTGGCGCGCTCCGTGGTGACGGCGCTGGGCGGTGTGGATAACATCACCGCCGTGACACACTGCATGACGCGTCTGCGTTTCGTTCTCAAAGATGACGCGCAGGTCGACAGCGCGACGTTGAAAACCCTCAGCGGCGTTCTCGGCGTGGTTCGCAGCGACAACCAGTGTCAGGTGATTATCGGCAACACCGTTTCACAGGCGTATCGCGAAGTCGTTAGTCTGCTGCCGACCGATATGCAGCCCGCAGCGCCCGTCGGCAAACCTAAACTCACCTTTAAACGCATCGGCGCGGGAATACTTGACGCGCTGATCGGCACCATGTCCCCGCTGATCCCGGCGATTATCGGCGGATCGATGCTGAAACTGCTGGCCATGATCCTCGAAATGACGGGGCTGCTGGAAAAAGGCGCCTCCACGCTGACCATCCTGACGGTGATTGGCGACGGCGCGTTCTTCTTCCTGCCGCTGATGGTGGCGGCGTCAGCGGCAATCAA comes from the Citrobacter koseri ATCC BAA-895 genome and includes:
- the hydN gene encoding electron transport protein HydN — its product is MNRFIIADANKCIGCRTCEVACVVSHQENQDCASLTPETFLPRIHVIKGVNVSTATLCRQCEDAPCANVCPNGAISRDKGFVHVMQERCIGCKTCVVACPYGAMEVVVRPVIRNSGAGLNVRAEKAEANKCDLCHHREAGPACMEACPTHALICVDRNKLEQLSAEKRRRAALDSSASLLF
- a CDS encoding LacI family DNA-binding transcriptional regulator; protein product: MTTMLEVAKRAGVSKATVSRVLSGNGYVSQETKDRVFQAIEESGYRPNLLARSLAAKKTQTLGLVVTNTLYHGVYFSELLFHTARMAEDKGRQLLLADGKHSAEEERQAIQYLLDLRCDAIMIYPRFLSVDEIDDIIDSHAQPIMVLNRRLRRNSSHCVYCDQKQTSFNAVEQLIAGGHREIAFITGSMDSPTGVERLSGYKDALTRHGIAINNELIVNGKWTPASGAEGVDTLLARKVSFTALVASNDDMAIGAIKQLHERGMSVPAQTSVIGFDDIAMAPYTIPALSSVKIPVTEMIQETIGRLIFMLDGGEFTPPKTFTGALILRDSAAPLPAR